The proteins below are encoded in one region of Peribacillus muralis:
- a CDS encoding aspartyl-phosphate phosphatase Spo0E family protein, translated as MEALHEKIEILRKELITTALKYGFTAPNTLHISQELDKLLNLLGQEKETIGFQRM; from the coding sequence ATGGAAGCATTACATGAGAAAATCGAGATATTGAGAAAAGAGTTAATAACCACCGCATTAAAGTATGGATTCACTGCCCCAAACACATTACATATTAGTCAGGAATTAGACAAACTATTGAATTTACTAGGGCAAGAAAAGGAAACGATTGGTTTTCAACGAATGTAA
- a CDS encoding alkaline phosphatase D family protein: MDDLIKNWSELGKNMDRRNFIQGASKLAGLSLGLALAQSMGGIEVNAAPKFSDYPFTLGVASGDPLSDGVVLWTRLAPDPLSGGGMPHEAIAVKWEVAKDEHFRKIVQHGKEIARPELGHSVHVEVSGLKPDKVYYYRFKSGGEVSKIGRTKTLPSMNSTVSSLSFAFVSCQQFEHGYYTAYKHLAKEDLDLVFHLGDYIYEYGPNEYVSSTGNVRVHNSPEIITLEDYRNRYAQYRSDTHLKAAHAAFPWVVTWDDHEVENNYANVIPEKGQSVEAFIKRRAAAYQAYYEHMPLRKSSLPKGADMRLYRNFSYGDLASFFVLDSRQYRDDQANGDVSSPQTAESLDPKRTLLGSEQERWLTEGLSNSKTRWNVLPQQIFFAQRNYGTPTAPKFSMDSWDGYPAARDRLIDVIKSSNIENLVVLTGDVHASWAANLKQDFNDPNSRIFGVEFVGTSVTSGGNGADVRADTEKILNQNSHIKFFNDYRGYVRCKVTPEQWKADYRVVPFVTEPGADISTRASFVFDKDQTGLRKVASASVTEGVQKTSEVEEDRTRAHGRAHEKQKLKQRGKVTN, from the coding sequence ATGGACGACTTGATTAAGAATTGGAGCGAATTAGGCAAGAATATGGACAGGCGGAATTTTATCCAGGGAGCAAGCAAGCTTGCCGGGCTTTCATTAGGTCTTGCCCTAGCCCAGTCAATGGGAGGGATCGAAGTGAATGCCGCCCCGAAATTCAGTGATTACCCCTTTACTCTCGGTGTAGCTTCAGGTGATCCGCTCTCGGATGGTGTGGTTTTGTGGACAAGGCTGGCACCTGATCCATTAAGTGGTGGAGGGATGCCCCATGAAGCCATTGCCGTTAAATGGGAAGTGGCTAAGGATGAACATTTCAGAAAAATCGTTCAGCATGGTAAGGAGATCGCCAGGCCTGAGCTTGGTCATTCGGTGCATGTGGAAGTAAGCGGGCTAAAACCGGATAAAGTGTATTATTACCGGTTTAAAAGCGGCGGGGAAGTAAGTAAGATCGGGAGGACGAAAACACTTCCCTCCATGAATTCAACCGTTTCGAGTCTGTCCTTCGCTTTTGTTTCGTGCCAGCAATTCGAGCATGGATATTATACGGCCTATAAGCATTTGGCAAAAGAAGATTTGGATCTTGTCTTTCACCTAGGAGATTACATATATGAATACGGGCCGAATGAATATGTTTCCTCTACAGGTAATGTACGTGTACATAATAGTCCTGAAATCATCACACTTGAGGATTATCGCAATAGATATGCTCAGTACCGCTCAGATACTCATTTAAAAGCGGCACACGCAGCATTTCCATGGGTCGTTACTTGGGACGATCATGAAGTTGAAAATAATTATGCAAATGTGATCCCGGAAAAAGGACAATCCGTAGAGGCGTTCATCAAGAGAAGGGCAGCTGCCTATCAAGCTTATTATGAGCATATGCCTCTCCGTAAATCGTCGTTGCCAAAAGGAGCGGATATGCGGTTATACCGGAATTTCTCATATGGTGACCTTGCTTCATTCTTTGTACTTGATTCACGTCAGTACAGGGACGATCAGGCAAACGGAGACGTCAGCTCACCACAAACCGCTGAATCTCTTGATCCGAAGCGTACATTGCTCGGATCAGAGCAGGAACGTTGGCTGACGGAAGGTCTTTCGAATTCAAAAACGAGGTGGAATGTGCTGCCACAGCAAATTTTCTTTGCCCAGCGTAATTATGGAACGCCTACCGCTCCAAAATTCAGCATGGATTCATGGGATGGGTACCCGGCAGCACGTGATCGTTTGATTGATGTCATAAAAAGCAGCAACATCGAAAACCTGGTTGTATTGACTGGTGATGTCCATGCAAGCTGGGCCGCCAATCTGAAGCAGGACTTCAATGATCCAAATTCGCGGATTTTCGGTGTGGAGTTTGTCGGTACGTCCGTCACATCCGGTGGCAATGGGGCAGACGTGCGCGCCGATACGGAGAAAATACTAAATCAGAATTCACATATTAAGTTCTTTAATGATTACCGCGGATATGTCCGGTGCAAAGTAACACCTGAACAGTGGAAGGCAGACTATCGAGTAGTTCCTTTCGTCACGGAACCTGGAGCCGATATTTCGACAAGGGCCTCCTTCGTTTTCGATAAAGACCAAACAGGCCTACGGAAGGTAGCATCAGCCTCGGTTACGGAAGGTGTCCAAAAAACGAGTGAAGTCGAGGAGGACCGCACGCGCGCACATGGTCGCGCACATGAAAAGCAAAAACTGAAGCAGCGAGGCAAGGTAACGAATTGA
- a CDS encoding twin-arginine translocase TatA/TatE family subunit translates to MLSNIGIPGLVIVLVIALIIFGPSKLPEIGRAFGRTLTEFKSATKGLVNDSDKEDENEKKSALKKG, encoded by the coding sequence ATGCTTTCTAATATCGGGATACCAGGGCTAGTCATCGTTCTCGTGATTGCATTGATCATTTTTGGACCTTCGAAGCTACCGGAAATCGGGCGTGCCTTCGGCCGTACTTTGACCGAGTTCAAAAGTGCAACCAAAGGATTGGTGAATGATTCAGATAAAGAGGATGAAAATGAGAAAAAGTCAGCATTAAAAAAAGGTTGA
- the tatC gene encoding twin-arginine translocase subunit TatC yields MEHMEELRSRIIKTLIGFVAAFIVSFIFVQDIYEVLIKDMDGKLAVLGPSDILWVYMMIAAVCAITATIPLAAYQLWRFVAPALKPEERKVTFRFIPGLFILFITGIAFGYFVLFPIVLGFLTSLSAGQFEMVFTAEKYFRFMINLILPFGILFEMPLVVMFLTRLGIINPAVLKKSRKISYFALVIISILITPPDIISDIMVIIPLLMLYEMSVQLSTIVYRKRLMKEETALHVA; encoded by the coding sequence ATGGAGCATATGGAAGAGCTCCGAAGCAGAATCATTAAGACGTTGATAGGATTTGTCGCCGCCTTCATAGTGAGTTTTATTTTTGTCCAGGATATTTATGAGGTGCTCATAAAAGATATGGACGGGAAGCTTGCCGTGCTCGGTCCAAGTGATATCCTCTGGGTATATATGATGATCGCTGCGGTTTGCGCGATTACCGCAACGATACCGCTGGCAGCCTATCAGTTATGGCGCTTTGTAGCGCCTGCGTTGAAACCGGAGGAGAGAAAAGTGACATTCCGATTCATTCCTGGGTTGTTCATATTATTCATCACTGGCATCGCGTTCGGTTATTTTGTGTTATTTCCGATAGTGCTAGGTTTCCTCACCTCCCTATCTGCCGGGCAATTCGAGATGGTTTTTACAGCGGAAAAATATTTTCGGTTCATGATTAATTTGATCTTGCCGTTCGGGATCTTATTCGAAATGCCGCTTGTGGTCATGTTCCTCACCAGATTAGGAATCATCAATCCTGCAGTGCTGAAAAAGTCGCGCAAGATTTCTTATTTCGCCCTTGTTATCATCTCAATATTGATCACGCCACCTGACATCATTTCGGATATTATGGTCATCATCCCTTTGCTCATGCTTTATGAAATGAGTGTCCAGCTTTCCACCATCGTTTATCGAAAGAGGCTTATGAAAGAAGAGACAGCTTTACATGTAGCATGA
- a CDS encoding YitT family protein, translated as MKDLLKILIGNVSMTFAYAYLIVPNEIINGGVTSSALLLHALSGYNIAMLANAVTGFLLIICLVFLGKEYFVKSIVSSLSYMLFFNFFYSLNIRLDLNIVLVVVISSILIAIGYYLCITAHASTVGFDVIALILHHKNEKMDIAATIRIINLIVLVLGFLVYGYTSIIKGVAYTLIFSYLLKKMLNRKQHSVKSDKDLKEDDSYRVKEL; from the coding sequence ATGAAGGATTTGTTGAAAATTCTTATCGGAAATGTGTCCATGACCTTTGCTTATGCATATTTGATCGTGCCTAATGAGATCATTAACGGGGGCGTAACCAGCTCCGCCTTGTTATTGCATGCATTATCGGGTTATAACATCGCCATGCTGGCCAATGCTGTTACAGGATTCTTGTTAATCATATGTTTAGTTTTCCTCGGAAAAGAGTACTTTGTTAAGTCGATTGTAAGTTCTCTTAGCTATATGCTGTTTTTTAATTTTTTTTATTCACTGAATATACGTTTGGATTTAAATATCGTTTTAGTGGTAGTAATATCGTCGATTTTAATAGCGATAGGTTACTATTTATGTATAACGGCACATGCCTCCACGGTTGGTTTTGATGTCATTGCATTAATTTTACATCATAAAAATGAAAAAATGGACATTGCAGCGACAATAAGGATCATTAATTTGATCGTGCTGGTCCTTGGGTTTCTTGTTTACGGATACACCTCGATCATTAAGGGAGTAGCATATACCTTGATCTTTTCATATCTGTTAAAGAAAATGCTGAATAGAAAACAACATTCGGTAAAGTCAGATAAAGATCTTAAGGAAGATGATAGCTACAGAGTGAAGGAACTATGA
- a CDS encoding amino acid permease, with the protein MKHQQEELKPGLKQRHLTMISLSGVIGAGLFVGSGIIIGQTGPGAVLSYVLAGLIVVLVMRMLGEMATVNPDTGSFAVYAREGIGEWAGFTTGWLYWFFWVIVIALEATAGAAIIHGWIPSIPVWVISLSLIILLKLTNIFSVKSFGEFEYWFSITKIISIILFLCLGLAVIFGIMPTIKAPGASNLLNFGGFIPNGISSVLVGVAIVFHAFVGVEIPAIAAGETSDPVKSVKNALNSVVWRILIFYIGSIAVIVTILPWNSASLLKSPFVAVLELMGIPSAALIMNIVILIALLSCLNSGLYTSSRMLFSLAQKGDAPKLFASVSKNGVPILAVFGSTLFAFISTIFSYISPDKIFFFLVNSSGGVGILVYLSIAVSHLRLRKRMEKENPGIFKIKMWLFPYLTYATIFSMLSVLILMAFIDSQRPQFIFTMLFSLIVICSFFFFRRRKAKYMENELNVVSGSPNSEKL; encoded by the coding sequence ATGAAACATCAACAGGAAGAGCTGAAGCCAGGTCTGAAACAAAGGCATTTGACAATGATATCATTGAGTGGGGTCATTGGAGCTGGTTTATTCGTTGGAAGTGGTATCATTATCGGTCAAACGGGCCCAGGAGCAGTGCTCTCATATGTTTTGGCTGGCCTGATTGTTGTCTTAGTGATGAGGATGCTTGGGGAAATGGCTACAGTAAATCCTGACACAGGATCTTTTGCCGTGTATGCAAGAGAAGGAATCGGTGAATGGGCCGGTTTCACCACAGGCTGGTTATATTGGTTTTTTTGGGTGATCGTCATTGCTTTGGAAGCTACAGCAGGGGCTGCGATCATACATGGCTGGATTCCCTCGATTCCTGTCTGGGTCATAAGTCTGTCATTGATTATCCTTTTGAAACTGACGAATATTTTTTCCGTTAAATCGTTTGGTGAGTTTGAATACTGGTTTTCCATTACAAAAATAATCAGTATCATCCTATTTTTGTGTCTCGGCCTGGCAGTGATTTTTGGCATTATGCCAACGATAAAAGCACCTGGTGCCTCCAATCTCTTGAACTTTGGCGGCTTTATTCCAAACGGGATAAGCTCAGTACTTGTAGGCGTCGCGATTGTTTTCCATGCTTTTGTAGGCGTGGAGATTCCTGCGATTGCAGCTGGTGAGACCAGTGATCCAGTCAAATCCGTTAAAAATGCATTGAACAGCGTGGTTTGGAGAATCCTGATTTTCTATATCGGGTCCATTGCTGTAATAGTGACCATTTTGCCTTGGAATTCAGCATCCTTGCTGAAAAGTCCATTTGTTGCCGTCCTGGAGCTGATGGGCATTCCTTCAGCTGCTTTAATCATGAATATCGTGATTCTGATTGCCTTGCTTTCCTGTTTGAATTCAGGTTTATATACGAGTTCCCGTATGTTATTTTCTCTTGCACAAAAGGGGGATGCCCCAAAGCTTTTCGCAAGCGTTAGTAAGAATGGTGTTCCTATTCTTGCAGTATTCGGTTCTACTTTATTTGCCTTCATCAGCACCATTTTCAGTTATATCTCTCCTGATAAGATTTTTTTCTTTCTGGTGAATTCCTCGGGAGGAGTCGGAATACTGGTCTATTTATCGATTGCCGTTTCCCATCTCCGATTAAGGAAGCGAATGGAGAAAGAAAATCCAGGAATATTCAAGATCAAGATGTGGCTATTCCCGTATTTAACTTATGCCACTATTTTTTCCATGCTTTCCGTATTGATTTTAATGGCATTCATCGATTCCCAGCGTCCACAGTTCATCTTCACCATGTTATTTAGCTTGATTGTTATCTGTTCATTCTTTTTCTTTCGAAGAAGAAAAGCGAAATATATGGAGAATGAATTAAATGTTGTGTCTGGTTCCCCTAATTCTGAAAAACTGTAG
- the phnX gene encoding phosphonoacetaldehyde hydrolase, translated as MDRGEVEAVIFDWAGTTVDYGCFAPVQAFVETFRIRGIDITTEEAREPMGLAKLEHIRIILGMNRIHNLWNAAFGKEPDEKDVHALYRDFEGMLFKVLKNHAKPVPGAVELVSRLRRQGIKIGSTTGYTREMIDLVAAEAKKWGYKPDSIVTSAEVPSGRPAPWMCLQTAMNLQVYPLSKMVKVGDTVSDIEEGIFAGMWTVGVLKGSSEIGLSEQEIKEMDPYRLQARMKRAENRFLNAGADFVIDEIGDLWDIIDRINHRLVERKDFFIG; from the coding sequence ATGGATCGGGGAGAGGTTGAAGCAGTAATATTCGATTGGGCAGGAACGACAGTTGATTATGGTTGTTTCGCACCTGTGCAAGCATTTGTCGAGACATTCAGGATAAGGGGGATTGATATTACCACTGAGGAAGCAAGGGAACCGATGGGATTAGCGAAATTGGAGCATATTAGGATAATTCTCGGAATGAACCGGATCCACAATTTATGGAATGCGGCATTTGGAAAGGAACCGGATGAAAAAGATGTACACGCTCTTTATCGTGACTTTGAGGGTATGCTCTTTAAGGTTTTAAAAAATCATGCCAAGCCAGTACCTGGTGCAGTGGAACTAGTCAGCCGTTTAAGGCGGCAAGGAATAAAAATCGGTTCGACCACGGGATATACCCGCGAAATGATCGATCTCGTAGCAGCTGAGGCGAAAAAGTGGGGCTACAAGCCCGATTCGATCGTTACGTCTGCCGAAGTACCTTCTGGAAGGCCTGCTCCATGGATGTGTTTACAGACGGCGATGAATCTCCAGGTATATCCACTCAGTAAAATGGTTAAAGTCGGCGATACCGTAAGTGACATAGAGGAGGGGATTTTTGCGGGAATGTGGACGGTCGGTGTGCTAAAAGGCAGCAGCGAAATCGGTCTTTCAGAACAAGAAATCAAAGAGATGGATCCTTATCGACTGCAAGCCAGGATGAAACGGGCCGAAAACCGATTCCTGAATGCGGGTGCAGATTTCGTGATCGATGAAATCGGCGATTTATGGGACATCATCGATCGAATCAACCATAGATTGGTAGAAAGAAAGGATTTCTTTATTGGGTAG
- the xsc gene encoding sulfoacetaldehyde acetyltransferase, which produces MVETKVVRGTKVKMTPSEAIVETLVAEGVKHISGILGSAFMDMLDLLPTAGIRFIGVRHEQSAAHMEDAYCRVSGVAGVVIGQNGPGMTNMVTSVAAANQAHTPMVVISPSAGTPTVGWDGFQECDQVSIFKAITKETVRVTHPGRVADCLRTAFRIAYAERGPVLFDIPRDYFYGEVEDQILQPHQYRVNERGCGSSVSLDRAAEILAEAEYPVIISGRGTVDSDGIEEIKNIAEYLTAPVAVSYMHNDAFPADHPLSVGSIGYMGSKAAMNTLKKADVILAVGTRLSVFGTLPCYDIDYFPKAARIIQIDINPRQIARTHPVEVGIIGDAREASREILSRLKAINPTIKQEKGRMVEVANEKQKWDEELVKLAMIDGTPINPRRALLELTKVLPENAIVTTDIGNVSSTANAYLKFNRSRRHIAALTFGNTGFAYPSALGAKLAEPNSPVIAIVGDGAWGMSLHEVSTAVEENIPVIACVFNNNAWCAEKKNQVDFYNNRFVGADIQNPDFAEVARSMGAVGIRVEKPEELGAVIKNAISSNKPTVIDIQVDGTQLAPPFRKDALKMPTRLLEKYAHLDYKNWDK; this is translated from the coding sequence ATGGTCGAAACAAAAGTGGTAAGAGGAACGAAAGTTAAAATGACTCCAAGTGAAGCAATCGTTGAGACTCTGGTGGCAGAGGGGGTCAAACATATTTCTGGAATTTTGGGGTCTGCATTCATGGATATGCTTGATTTATTGCCAACAGCAGGCATCCGTTTCATTGGAGTCCGTCATGAACAAAGTGCTGCACATATGGAAGATGCTTATTGTCGCGTTTCTGGTGTTGCTGGTGTTGTCATCGGGCAAAATGGACCAGGGATGACCAATATGGTTACCTCGGTTGCTGCGGCAAACCAAGCCCATACACCGATGGTCGTGATTTCTCCTTCTGCAGGTACTCCAACGGTTGGTTGGGATGGTTTTCAGGAATGCGATCAGGTTTCCATCTTCAAGGCTATCACGAAAGAAACGGTGAGGGTGACACATCCAGGACGAGTGGCGGATTGCTTAAGAACCGCATTCCGGATTGCTTACGCAGAAAGAGGACCGGTATTATTCGATATCCCCCGTGATTACTTCTATGGTGAAGTGGAAGACCAAATCCTCCAACCTCATCAATACCGCGTAAATGAAAGAGGATGTGGATCATCCGTTTCGCTGGATAGGGCTGCTGAAATCTTAGCTGAAGCCGAGTATCCAGTGATTATTTCCGGGAGGGGGACCGTCGATTCCGATGGGATTGAGGAAATCAAGAATATTGCAGAATATTTAACGGCTCCGGTAGCTGTCTCTTATATGCATAATGATGCATTCCCTGCAGATCATCCATTGTCTGTGGGCTCAATTGGATACATGGGATCAAAAGCAGCGATGAATACGCTTAAGAAAGCGGATGTCATCTTAGCGGTCGGTACGCGATTATCGGTATTCGGGACACTGCCATGCTATGACATTGATTATTTCCCTAAGGCAGCGAGAATCATCCAAATCGATATTAATCCAAGGCAAATAGCGAGGACACATCCTGTGGAAGTGGGAATCATCGGGGATGCCCGTGAAGCGAGCAGGGAAATCCTGTCAAGATTAAAGGCAATTAACCCAACCATCAAACAAGAGAAAGGCCGAATGGTTGAAGTGGCGAATGAAAAACAAAAATGGGACGAAGAATTGGTGAAACTTGCGATGATTGATGGAACCCCAATCAATCCGCGGCGAGCTCTGTTGGAATTAACGAAGGTGTTACCAGAGAATGCCATCGTGACCACGGATATCGGCAACGTATCTTCAACTGCAAACGCTTACTTGAAATTCAACCGGAGCCGCAGACACATTGCTGCGTTAACATTTGGAAACACCGGCTTTGCCTATCCGTCTGCACTCGGTGCCAAGCTGGCTGAGCCGAATTCGCCCGTCATCGCCATCGTTGGGGATGGGGCGTGGGGGATGAGCTTGCATGAAGTCAGTACGGCCGTTGAAGAGAATATCCCAGTCATCGCGTGCGTCTTCAATAATAACGCTTGGTGTGCAGAGAAAAAGAATCAAGTGGATTTTTATAATAATCGATTTGTTGGTGCGGATATCCAAAATCCCGACTTTGCTGAAGTTGCCCGTTCAATGGGGGCTGTCGGGATTAGGGTGGAAAAGCCGGAGGAGTTAGGCGCAGTCATTAAAAATGCCATTAGTTCAAACAAACCGACCGTCATTGATATACAGGTGGATGGTACACAGTTAGCACCTCCATTTAGAAAGGATGCTTTAAAAATGCCGACTAGATTACTAGAAAAGTATGCTCATTTAGACTACAAAAACTGGGATAAATAA
- a CDS encoding aminotransferase, translated as MKLEAEKKDLVQMDKEHLWHAMHRHKDSDTPMMATEGTGSWFTDTKGNKYLDGVSGLWCLNLGHGRKEIAQAAYEQMLQLSYFPLTLSHKPAIELSSKISEHLKGSYTTFFSNSGSEANEAAFKIARQYHNQNGNPGKYKFISRYRAYHGNTFGALSATAQANRRVKYDPAVPGFLHVPPPYSYRSPFGEQVENTDLLAAEYIDQVINFEGAETVAGVILEPFISGGGVLIPSKAYLTKVSEICKKHDVLLIVDEVVSGFGRTGKMFGFMHSDGVQPDIVTMAKGLTSGYLPLGATAVNSRIYEKFKEDGDLNHFRHVSTYGGHPASCAVALKNIEIIEKEQIVQRVAELSESTLSELFELTALDKVGEVRGVGFLFGIELVEDKKTKTPVSDVFMGKVIGVCKEKGLIIGRNGDTVPGYGNVLIIAPPLSSTVEDLQFVIETVKSVLYELC; from the coding sequence ATGAAATTGGAAGCAGAAAAGAAAGATCTCGTTCAAATGGATAAGGAACATTTATGGCATGCGATGCATCGCCATAAGGACAGTGATACTCCCATGATGGCTACGGAGGGAACAGGTTCATGGTTTACGGATACTAAAGGAAATAAGTATTTAGATGGGGTTTCAGGATTATGGTGCTTGAACCTCGGTCATGGACGAAAAGAAATCGCGCAGGCCGCCTATGAACAAATGCTTCAGCTGTCATACTTTCCGTTGACATTAAGCCATAAGCCGGCAATCGAACTATCTTCGAAAATCAGTGAACATTTAAAAGGTTCCTATACAACATTTTTCAGCAATAGCGGATCCGAAGCGAATGAAGCCGCTTTCAAAATTGCCCGTCAATATCATAATCAAAATGGAAATCCTGGTAAATACAAATTCATCTCAAGATATAGAGCCTATCATGGCAATACTTTCGGTGCGCTTAGCGCAACGGCACAGGCCAATCGGAGGGTGAAATATGATCCGGCGGTTCCAGGCTTCCTCCATGTCCCCCCTCCTTACAGTTATCGAAGTCCTTTTGGGGAACAAGTTGAAAACACCGATCTCCTGGCAGCTGAATATATCGATCAGGTCATTAACTTTGAGGGAGCCGAAACGGTAGCCGGCGTGATCCTTGAGCCATTCATTTCCGGAGGGGGTGTCCTTATACCATCAAAGGCGTATTTAACAAAGGTTTCGGAAATCTGTAAGAAGCATGATGTACTATTAATTGTGGATGAGGTGGTATCCGGTTTTGGCAGGACGGGTAAAATGTTTGGTTTCATGCACTCCGATGGCGTTCAGCCAGATATTGTGACAATGGCAAAGGGATTGACCAGTGGCTACCTTCCACTTGGGGCAACAGCAGTGAACTCCAGGATTTATGAGAAATTCAAGGAGGACGGTGATCTAAATCATTTCAGGCATGTGTCAACATACGGGGGTCATCCGGCATCATGTGCAGTTGCCCTGAAGAATATTGAAATCATCGAAAAAGAACAAATCGTCCAGCGGGTAGCAGAACTCAGTGAATCGACACTTAGTGAATTGTTTGAGTTGACCGCCCTGGATAAAGTAGGGGAAGTGCGCGGTGTTGGATTCTTATTCGGGATTGAATTGGTGGAGGATAAAAAGACAAAAACGCCTGTTTCCGACGTGTTCATGGGAAAAGTGATAGGGGTATGTAAAGAGAAAGGTCTTATTATTGGACGTAACGGTGATACAGTACCTGGCTACGGAAATGTATTGATCATTGCTCCACCTTTATCTTCAACCGTAGAGGATTTACAGTTTGTCATCGAAACGGTTAAATCGGTTTTATATGAATTATGCTAA
- a CDS encoding PIG-L family deacetylase: MNVDGHDMSCRFGSHAHCFMQTVYRKIRLEEGGNMLSPKKVLVVLAHPDDETFLCGGTIAALSERNVHITLLCATKGEMGRRMGNPIFATRESLPELRVSELKNACEELGINDLKFLHLRDKMVEFESDNSLAVRIVKVIREIQPDALITFHERFGGHPDHCAIGRAAEMAFLNSGDAGFYPDAVFSAFKVQSLYFVLWHAFYDQWVMENGLSRIIRVNIAGTLRRKVRALRCHRSQTLAFPELWGNQLQSLPFLSGYEYFINTTSPINMEETDLFRTISKLG, from the coding sequence ATGAATGTTGATGGGCATGATATGTCTTGCCGTTTTGGTAGTCATGCCCATTGCTTCATGCAGACTGTCTATAGGAAAATACGATTAGAAGAAGGTGGAAATATGCTCTCTCCTAAGAAGGTATTGGTAGTTCTTGCACATCCCGATGATGAGACGTTCCTGTGTGGTGGAACCATTGCCGCATTGTCTGAACGAAATGTTCATATAACATTACTTTGTGCGACAAAGGGTGAGATGGGCAGGCGGATGGGGAATCCGATTTTTGCAACGCGGGAGTCTTTGCCTGAATTGCGTGTAAGTGAGTTGAAAAACGCGTGTGAGGAATTAGGCATCAACGACCTTAAGTTTTTACATCTTAGAGATAAGATGGTTGAATTTGAATCAGACAATTCATTGGCGGTCAGGATCGTGAAGGTGATTCGTGAAATTCAACCGGATGCATTAATAACCTTCCATGAGAGATTTGGCGGTCATCCAGATCATTGTGCGATTGGGCGTGCTGCCGAAATGGCTTTTTTAAATTCCGGTGATGCAGGATTTTATCCAGATGCTGTTTTTTCCGCATTTAAGGTTCAGAGTCTATACTTTGTGCTATGGCATGCTTTTTATGATCAGTGGGTCATGGAAAATGGGCTGAGCCGCATCATTCGTGTGAATATAGCAGGAACTTTACGGAGGAAGGTCCGAGCATTAAGGTGCCATCGCTCCCAGACGTTAGCATTTCCTGAACTATGGGGGAACCAACTGCAAAGTCTTCCATTCCTCAGTGGATATGAATATTTCATTAACACAACGTCTCCTATTAATATGGAAGAAACAGATCTTTTTCGAACGATTTCCAAGCTGGGCTAA
- a CDS encoding YeiH family protein produces the protein MELEKYEPLEESGVKQYDSGSISKNRGLVWLGGIAFTFFIALLGLGLSKIVGFNRIGPLACSIIIAVIYRQIAGYPEKFRTGIEFSAKKLLRFAIILYGLKLNIDVIFNQGLPLLVRDIGTVTFAIVAMVLIAKWLKADASISLLLAVGTGVCGAAAVAAISPIVKAKEEDTAISVGIIALMGTLFSIIYTLLRPVLPLSALDYGIWSGISLHEIAHVALAGAPAGEDALAVALLAKLGRVFLLIPLCFLFMYWMKRRSSDNAVQETKIDFPWFLVGFIMMSLIGSYVFGAYITVSPVIMDGISKTTTFILTMAMIGLGLNVSLQALRTKAMRPLLAMAITSLILSIISYFIV, from the coding sequence ATGGAGTTAGAAAAATATGAGCCCCTGGAAGAATCAGGTGTAAAGCAGTACGATTCGGGATCAATTTCAAAAAATAGAGGGCTAGTATGGCTGGGCGGTATCGCCTTCACCTTTTTTATTGCACTTTTAGGTCTTGGACTATCCAAGATCGTCGGGTTCAATCGAATCGGTCCGCTTGCGTGTTCAATCATCATTGCCGTCATTTATCGCCAAATTGCTGGCTATCCAGAAAAATTCAGGACTGGAATTGAGTTTTCCGCAAAAAAACTTTTGCGTTTTGCCATTATTTTATACGGATTGAAATTGAATATCGATGTGATTTTCAATCAGGGTTTGCCATTATTGGTCCGTGACATAGGGACCGTGACCTTTGCCATCGTCGCCATGGTCCTGATTGCAAAGTGGCTTAAGGCAGACGCCTCCATTTCCCTTCTTCTTGCGGTAGGAACGGGGGTATGCGGTGCAGCGGCAGTCGCAGCCATATCACCGATCGTGAAGGCAAAGGAAGAAGATACCGCCATAAGTGTTGGAATAATCGCCTTGATGGGAACTCTTTTTTCAATAATTTATACGCTGTTGCGCCCGGTTCTCCCGCTATCAGCATTGGATTATGGAATATGGTCTGGCATCAGTCTGCATGAAATCGCCCATGTTGCATTGGCAGGAGCCCCGGCAGGTGAAGATGCGCTTGCGGTTGCACTTCTCGCTAAATTAGGCCGTGTCTTTTTACTAATCCCTTTATGCTTCCTGTTTATGTATTGGATGAAAAGGCGGTCGTCAGATAACGCGGTACAAGAAACGAAAATAGATTTTCCATGGTTCCTCGTGGGCTTTATCATGATGAGTTTAATTGGGAGCTATGTGTTTGGTGCTTATATTACCGTGTCACCAGTCATAATGGATGGCATATCTAAAACGACTACGTTCATTTTGACTATGGCAATGATCGGTCTTGGGCTGAATGTCAGCCTTCAGGCGCTTCGCACAAAAGCCATGCGTCCGCTATTAGCCATGGCCATTACCTCGCTTATCCTTTCCATCATCTCTTACTTTATCGTTTAA